One stretch of Arachis hypogaea cultivar Tifrunner chromosome 20, arahy.Tifrunner.gnm2.J5K5, whole genome shotgun sequence DNA includes these proteins:
- the LOC112783384 gene encoding growth-regulating factor 7, giving the protein MGEFGVSLKETKKNSVAAATSNSNVLGLGSVSNKVQVQQQQHNNININNNYLEAFPSKTRMMMMMMMVHHNHHHRPFDSDSSASALDGDGDGPTLQHHLLTTNHNHSINNAVAANSGVNTVVDDDDDDGAAASVEETRQPLQQPFHFSHSPYYSPSSATTTTTTTTTTTRHPFKSPGTSGGMMAASLGRFPFTSAQWRELERQAMIYKYMMASIPVPPELLLMPIAAASRSSPLEGGGGGGGGFNLRLSSSNNNDAEPNRCRRTDGKKWRCSREVAPNHKYCERHMHRGRPRSRKPVELHNNNNNNGHNLLKRARHDSHPYAASSAAVTVAFSNHSTRKDPSSPHFLASATTNHHSYLESASSLSLHNFGAGSVPSSREPRGLDWMLNGDPISLGTSDSEWNTLMNNNKVGFNAMSSCSNTEPQYMNSFPVYSPGLDQQHNKRSPTFLNPVLVPMETLQSDKPRVFIDAWSNAATDQETNDADNKNSVSSIGKLSLSSLDLSMGGGYMHEEVGLGLMEEPEPEENNTSNGTKSGFSNWPTPPPWVASTTTPGGPLAEVLMPSTVTSTNDGAAATSNSNLSSPATTMVSSPSGVLHKTLASLSDSSSNSSPRVPSSGANSEIALLRFNQK; this is encoded by the exons ATGGGTGAATTTGGCGTTTCGCTCaaggaaactaaaaaaaatagtgtTGCTGCTGCTACTAGTAATAGTAATGTTCTTGGGTTGGGTAGTGTGAGTAACAAGGTGCAggtgcagcagcagcagcataataatattaatattaataataattatcttGAAGCATTTCCTAGTAagacgaggatgatgatgatgatgatgatggtgcatCATAATCATCACCACCGTCCATTTGACAGTGATTCATCTGCTTCTGCTCtcgatggtgatggtgatggtccCACGCTTCAGCACCATTTGTTAACTACTAATCATAATCATAGTATAAACAACGCTGTAGCTGCTAATAGTGGTGTTAATAccgttgttgatgatgatgatgatgatggtgcagCAGCATCTGTAGAAGAAACAAGACAACCTTTGCAGCAGCCTTTTCACTTTTCTCACTCTCCGTATTATTCTCCTTCTTCTGCTACTACAACTACAACTACAACCACAACCACTACTCGCCATCCCTTCAAATCGCCAG GAACAAGTGGTGGAATGATGGCGGCATCTTTAGGGAGGTTCCCTTTCACAAGTGCTCAATGGAGGGAACTTGAAAGACAAGCTATGATTTACAAGTACATGATGGCTTCTATTCCTGTTCCTCCAGAGCTACTCCTTATGCCTATCGCTGCTGCTTCTCGCTCATCTCCTT tggaaggaggaggaggaggaggtggtggtttCAATCTGAGGCTTTCAAGCAGTAACAATAATGATGCAGAACCAAATAGGTGCAGGAGAACAGATGGTAAGAAATGGAGATGTTCAAGAGAGGTTGCTCCTAATCACAAGTACTGTGAGCGTCATATGCATAGAGGCCGTCCCCGTTCAAGAAAGCCTGTGGAActtcacaacaacaacaataacaatggacACAATCTACTTAAGAGGGCTCGCCATGATTCTCATCCTTATGCTGCCTCTAGTGCTGCTGTTACTGTCGCATTCTCTAACCACTCTACAAGAAAAGATCCTTCTTCACCTCATTTTCTTGCTTCTGCTACCACCAATCATCATTCATACCTTGAATCtgcttcttccctttctcttcacAACTTCGGTGCTGGTTCTGTTCCATCAAGTAGGGAGCCCAG GGGGTTGGATTGGATGCTGAATGGAGATCCTATTTCGCTTGGAACATCAGATTCAGAATGGAACACTCTGATGAACAACAACAAAGTTGGATTCAATGCTATGAGTTCCTGCAGCAACACTGAGCCTCAATATATGAACTCATTCCCAGTCTATAGCCCTGGATTGGATCAGCAACACAATAAGCGCTCTCCAACTTTCCTTAACCCTGTTCTGGTTCCTATGGAAACTCTCCAATCTGATAAACCAAGGGTTTTCATCGATGCTTGGTCGAACGCGGCAACGGATCAAGAAACTAATGATGCCGACAACAAGAACTCTGTTTCATCAATTGGGAAACTgtccctctcttctcttgattTATCAATGGGAGGTGGATATATGCATGAAGAAGTGGGGTTAGGCCTAATGGAAGAGCCAGAGCCGGAAGAGAACAACACAAGCAATGGCACTAAATCTGGCTTCTCGAATTGGCCCACACCACCACCTTGGGTAGCTTCAACCACCACACCTGGTGGTCCACTAGCTGAAGTTCTAATGCCGAGTACAGTCACTTCCACCAATGATGGTGCCGCCGCCACTTCCAATTCGAATCTTTCGTCTCCGGCCACGACAATGGTGTCATCTCCATCTGGGGTATTGCACAAGACACTTGCTTCATTGTCTGATAGCAGTAGCAATAGCAGCCCAAGGGTTCCATCTTCAGGGGCAAATTCTGAAATTGCCTTGCTCAGGTTCAATCAGAAGTAG